Proteins encoded in a region of the Balaenoptera ricei isolate mBalRic1 chromosome 19, mBalRic1.hap2, whole genome shotgun sequence genome:
- the HSDL1 gene encoding inactive hydroxysteroid dehydrogenase-like protein 1 yields MAAVDSFYLLYREIARSCNCYVEALALVGAWYTARKSITVVCDFYSLVRLHFVPRLVSRADLIKQYGRWAVVSGATDGIGRAYAEELASRGLSIVLISRNQEKLQTVAKDIADTYKVETDVIVADFSNGREIYGLIREALKDRDIGILVNNVGVFYPYPQYFTQVSEDTLWDIVNVNIAAASLMVHIVLPGMVERKKGAIVTISSGSCCKPTPQLAAFSASKAYLDHFSRALQYEYASKGIFIQSLIPFYVATNVSTPGSFLHKCPWLVPSPQVYAHHAVSTLGISKRTTGYWSHSIQFLFAQYMPEWLWVWGANILNRSLRKEALSCKA; encoded by the exons ATGGCTGCCGTCGACAGCTTCTACCTCTTGTACAGGGAAATCGCCAGGTCCTGCAACTGCTACGTGGAAGCCCTCGCCTTGGTTGGAGCCTGGTACACGGCCAGGAAAAGCATCACCGTCGTCTGTGACTTCTACAGCCTGGTCCGGCTGCATTTCGTCCCGCGCCTGGTGAGCAGAGCAGACCTGATCAAGCAGTATGGAAGATGGGCAGTCGTGAGTG GCGCAACAGATGGGATTGGAAGGGCCTACGCAGAGGAGTTGGCCAGCCGTGGGCTCAGCATCGTCCTGATCAGTCGGAACCAAGAGAAGCTGCAGACGGTCGCTAAAGACATAGCCGACACCTACAAAGTGGAGACTGACGTCATTGTCGCGGACTTCAGCAACGGCCGCGAGATCTACGGCCTGATTCGGGAAGCCCTGAAGGACAGAGACATTGGCATCCTGGTGAACAACGTGGGCGTGTTCTACCCCTACCCGCAGTACTTCACGCAGGTCTCGGAGGACACGCTCTGGGACATCGTCAACGTGAACATTGCCGCTGCCAGTCTGATGGTCCACATAGTGTTACCCGGGAtggtggagaggaagaaaggggccATCGTCACCATCTCCTCCGGCTCCTGCTGCAAACCAACCCCCCAGCTGGCGGCGTTTTCCGCGTCTAAG GCTTACTTAGACCACTTCAGCAGAGCATTGCAGTATGAATATGCTTCCAAAGGAATCTTCATACAGAGTCTAATCCCGTTCTACGTAGCTACCAACGTGTCCACCCCTGGCAGCTTTCTGCACAAGTGCCCGTGGTTGGTGCCTTCGCCACAAGTGTACGCCCATCATGCTGTTTCTACCCTTGGCATTTCAAAAAGGACCACAGGATACTGGTCCCATTCCATTCAG tttctttttgcaCAGTATATGCCTGAATGGCTCTGGGTGTGGGGAGCAAATATTCTCAATCGTTCCCTACGTAAGGAGGCCTTATCCTGCAAAGCGTGA